Proteins encoded by one window of Flavobacterium sp. N502540:
- a CDS encoding GNAT family N-acetyltransferase — translation MDKLIYKVETSDYKALIRVWESSVKATHDFLKNEDFEFYKTIIPGFFDHITLHCIKNSTKEIVGFMGTNDENLEMLFVSANEIGKGIGKELLLYAIQNLNVTKVDVNKDNIQALEFYQHFGFEVKSMSDVDGCGKPYPILHMELTNGERNNSSSLQTGNCD, via the coding sequence TTGGATAAACTGATTTACAAAGTAGAAACTAGCGACTATAAGGCATTAATACGTGTTTGGGAATCTTCAGTGAAAGCTACACATGATTTTTTAAAGAATGAAGATTTTGAATTTTATAAAACAATAATCCCTGGTTTTTTTGACCATATAACACTACATTGTATAAAGAATAGTACAAAGGAGATTGTTGGATTTATGGGCACGAATGATGAAAATCTGGAAATGCTGTTTGTTTCGGCAAATGAAATAGGAAAAGGTATTGGAAAAGAACTTTTACTGTATGCCATTCAAAATTTAAATGTAACAAAAGTTGATGTTAATAAAGATAATATACAAGCTTTGGAATTCTATCAGCATTTTGGTTTTGAAGTAAAATCGATGTCTGATGTAGACGGTTGCGGGAAACCATATCCTATTTTACATATGGAATTAACAAATGGGGAAAGGAATAACAGTAGCAGTTTACAAACCGGTAACTGCGACTGA
- a CDS encoding SRPBCC family protein: MKILKRILIILILIVAIVLIAANFMPKTYAIEREITINKPVDSVFKYVRSLKNQNEFSVWANLDPKMKSTYTGTDGDVGSVSAWESTVKEVGEGEQEITKITEGKRIDFALRFKKPMDDTAVGFMSTETAPGNQTKVKWGISGVIPYPMNIMLPMMKMDQMIGNDLQKGLENLKAKMEE, encoded by the coding sequence ATGAAGATCCTAAAAAGAATTCTAATTATTTTAATCCTGATTGTTGCTATCGTCCTGATTGCGGCTAATTTTATGCCTAAAACTTATGCTATAGAAAGAGAGATTACCATCAACAAACCAGTTGACAGTGTCTTTAAATATGTCAGATCTTTAAAAAATCAAAATGAATTTAGTGTTTGGGCCAATCTAGATCCCAAAATGAAATCTACTTATACAGGAACCGATGGAGATGTTGGATCAGTATCTGCCTGGGAAAGCACAGTAAAAGAAGTTGGTGAAGGAGAACAGGAAATCACAAAAATAACGGAAGGAAAACGAATTGACTTTGCCTTACGTTTCAAAAAGCCAATGGACGATACTGCTGTAGGTTTTATGTCAACGGAGACCGCTCCGGGAAATCAGACTAAAGTAAAATGGGGAATCAGCGGTGTTATTCCTTATCCAATGAACATTATGCTGCCAATGATGAAAATGGACCAAATGATTGGCAATGACCTGCAAAAAGGTTTGGAAAACTTAAAAGCCAAAATGGAAGAATAA
- a CDS encoding S9 family peptidase, with product MTKNIFILAFFMLSISGNSQTLKLEEIMKGEGFTGNQPTYGRWSLDGKKVYFEWNPTNDLGANTYSWQKGAAKPTLVEPKEAAFSKLDFKRKPTSDVVYYSDKGGLYSYSISTKTVKKIIQQSTPVSNVELGAAAGIVFFEQNDNIFKYNAKEGTVLQLTNFKKGVKKEKTPDKESFLKTQQKELFQFVRDAAAKKQWNLAKSKAIKSDFAKEYFYGKDNFYNLKADPNGNFATFSLAEESDNKKEKMEVFITDDGYNQTPDTKEKVSTANLVKTKLGIYSVAKDSVYYVNFSTLSHIQDNPKYYETYDNLKNKAKEDRFITAQAPVYNENGSAAIVEIRSQDNKDRWLVNLNLENGTFKEIEHQHDDAWIAGPGIPSYSFDSGVLGFLADNETIYFQSEATGYSHLYTYNLKSGKKTQLTTGNWEVRDVALSNDKKTFYLTTNTTHPGNRNFYKLPAAGGALEPVLTKDGAHEVVVSPDEKSLLVRYSYKNIPWDFYIADNKKNASLQQISSSVSASFKEYKWREPEVITFKAQDGTPVNARLYTPKTESANKAAIIFVHGAGYLQNAHNYWSNYHREYMFHNLLTDLGYTVLDIDYRGSDGYGRDFRTGIYRFMGGKDLSDHLDGKKYLVEKYGIDANRVGIYGGSYGGFITLMGMLTAPGEFASGAALRSVTDWAHYNHGYTGNILNFPETDPDAFKKSSPIYYADNLKGNLVMLHGMVDDNVEYKDIVRLSQRFIELQKKNWSLASFPVEAHGFKETYSWIDEYSRILNLFNSTLLKK from the coding sequence ATGACAAAAAACATCTTTATTCTTGCCTTTTTTATGCTATCGATTTCGGGCAATAGCCAAACTTTGAAATTAGAAGAAATAATGAAAGGGGAAGGTTTTACTGGAAATCAACCGACTTACGGACGCTGGTCTTTAGACGGTAAAAAAGTATATTTCGAATGGAATCCAACCAATGATTTGGGTGCGAATACCTATTCCTGGCAAAAAGGAGCGGCAAAGCCAACTTTGGTAGAGCCTAAAGAAGCTGCCTTTTCTAAGCTGGATTTTAAAAGAAAACCAACTTCAGACGTAGTGTATTACAGTGACAAAGGAGGTTTGTATTCGTATTCCATCAGTACAAAAACAGTTAAGAAAATTATTCAGCAAAGCACTCCGGTTTCAAATGTTGAACTTGGCGCGGCTGCAGGGATTGTTTTTTTTGAACAGAACGATAACATTTTCAAGTACAATGCAAAAGAAGGAACCGTTTTGCAGTTAACAAACTTTAAAAAAGGAGTAAAAAAGGAAAAAACGCCTGATAAAGAGTCCTTTTTAAAAACACAGCAAAAAGAACTGTTTCAGTTTGTCAGAGATGCTGCGGCTAAAAAACAATGGAATCTTGCCAAAAGCAAAGCCATTAAATCTGATTTTGCAAAGGAATATTTTTATGGAAAAGATAATTTTTACAATTTAAAAGCAGATCCAAACGGAAATTTTGCCACTTTTAGTTTGGCTGAAGAATCAGACAATAAAAAAGAAAAGATGGAGGTTTTTATAACAGATGACGGTTATAATCAAACTCCTGATACAAAAGAAAAAGTGTCGACAGCCAATCTGGTAAAGACTAAATTGGGAATTTATTCTGTTGCCAAAGACAGCGTTTATTATGTTAATTTTTCGACTTTAAGCCATATTCAGGACAATCCGAAGTATTATGAAACGTACGATAACTTAAAAAACAAAGCTAAGGAAGATCGTTTTATTACTGCTCAGGCTCCTGTTTATAACGAGAATGGTTCTGCAGCAATTGTAGAAATCAGAAGTCAGGATAATAAAGACAGATGGCTGGTGAATCTGAACCTTGAGAACGGAACGTTTAAAGAAATCGAACATCAGCATGATGATGCATGGATCGCGGGTCCCGGAATTCCATCCTATTCATTTGATTCCGGAGTTTTAGGCTTTTTAGCAGACAATGAAACTATTTATTTCCAATCTGAGGCAACGGGTTATTCACATTTGTACACGTATAACCTAAAATCAGGGAAAAAGACACAATTGACTACAGGAAATTGGGAAGTTCGTGATGTAGCCTTGTCTAACGATAAAAAAACATTTTACTTAACAACCAATACCACACATCCGGGAAATAGAAATTTTTATAAATTGCCTGCAGCAGGTGGTGCTTTAGAACCTGTTTTAACCAAAGACGGCGCGCATGAAGTTGTCGTTTCTCCGGACGAGAAATCACTTTTAGTACGTTATTCGTATAAAAATATTCCTTGGGATTTTTATATTGCTGACAATAAAAAGAATGCGAGCTTACAGCAAATATCATCTTCAGTTTCTGCAAGTTTTAAAGAATACAAGTGGAGAGAACCGGAAGTAATCACTTTCAAAGCTCAGGATGGAACTCCTGTAAACGCTAGATTATACACTCCAAAAACGGAAAGCGCCAACAAAGCGGCAATCATTTTTGTTCACGGAGCAGGTTATCTGCAAAATGCTCACAATTACTGGAGTAATTATCACAGAGAATATATGTTCCATAATTTATTGACTGATTTGGGTTATACTGTTTTAGACATAGATTACAGAGGAAGTGATGGTTACGGTCGTGATTTCAGAACCGGAATTTACCGTTTTATGGGAGGAAAAGACTTGTCGGATCATTTAGATGGAAAAAAATATTTGGTTGAAAAATATGGCATTGACGCTAACAGAGTAGGTATCTATGGAGGGTCTTACGGTGGTTTTATTACTTTAATGGGAATGTTAACGGCACCGGGTGAATTTGCTTCAGGAGCTGCCTTACGTTCTGTTACGGATTGGGCACATTACAATCACGGATATACCGGAAACATTTTGAACTTTCCTGAAACAGATCCGGATGCCTTCAAAAAAAGTTCTCCTATTTATTATGCCGATAATCTAAAAGGAAATTTAGTGATGTTACACGGAATGGTAGATGATAATGTCGAATACAAAGACATTGTTCGTTTGTCTCAACGCTTTATAGAACTTCAGAAGAAGAATTGGAGTCTGGCATCATTTCCTGTGGAGGCTCACGGATTTAAAGAGACCTATTCTTGGATTGACGAGTACAGCAGAATCCTGAATTTGTTTAACTCGACATTGTTGAAGAAATAG
- a CDS encoding phosphoribosylaminoimidazolesuccinocarboxamide synthase: MSNTITTTNFSFPNQKSVYRGKVREVYNINDDLLVMVATDRLSAFDVVLPKGIPYKGQILNQIATKFMELTQDIVPNWLIATPDPNVAVGHLCEPFKVEMVIRGYVSGHAAREYAAGKRQICGVTMAEGLKENDKFPEPIITPTTKADNGSHDEDISREDILAKGIVSEEDYLVLEKYTRALFQRGTEIAASRGLILVDTKYEFGKTKEGVIVLIDEIHTPDSSRYFYAEGYKERQEKGEEQKQLSKEFVRRWLIENGFQGQEGQQIPDMSDEYIQSVSERYIELYENILGEKFVKADIDNIDQRIDKNVLEYLSGK, from the coding sequence ATGAGTAATACAATCACAACTACAAACTTCAGTTTCCCAAATCAGAAATCGGTTTATAGAGGAAAAGTAAGAGAGGTTTACAACATCAATGACGATCTTTTAGTAATGGTAGCAACCGACAGACTTTCGGCTTTTGATGTAGTTTTACCAAAGGGAATTCCGTATAAAGGACAAATTTTGAATCAGATTGCTACAAAGTTTATGGAGTTAACTCAGGATATTGTACCAAACTGGCTGATTGCAACTCCGGATCCAAATGTAGCTGTGGGACATTTATGTGAGCCTTTTAAAGTTGAAATGGTGATTCGTGGTTATGTTTCAGGACACGCTGCACGTGAATATGCAGCCGGAAAAAGACAAATTTGCGGCGTTACAATGGCAGAAGGGTTAAAAGAAAACGATAAATTTCCGGAGCCTATTATTACACCTACTACAAAAGCAGATAACGGTTCTCATGATGAAGATATTTCACGCGAAGATATTCTGGCAAAGGGAATTGTTTCTGAAGAAGATTACCTTGTTTTAGAAAAATACACCCGTGCTCTGTTTCAGAGAGGTACTGAAATTGCGGCAAGCCGTGGTTTGATTTTGGTAGATACTAAATATGAGTTCGGAAAAACAAAAGAAGGTGTGATCGTTTTAATTGACGAAATTCATACACCGGATTCTTCCCGTTACTTTTATGCTGAGGGATACAAGGAAAGACAAGAAAAAGGAGAGGAGCAAAAACAATTGTCAAAAGAGTTTGTACGTCGTTGGTTGATCGAAAATGGTTTTCAGGGGCAGGAAGGACAGCAAATTCCTGATATGTCAGATGAATACATTCAGTCTGTTTCGGAGCGATACATCGAATTGTATGAAAATATTTTGGGAGAAAAGTTTGTAAAAGCTGATATCGATAATATTGATCAGCGTATCGATAAAAATGTATTAGAGTATCTTTCAGGAAAATAA